One Eptesicus fuscus isolate TK198812 chromosome 13, DD_ASM_mEF_20220401, whole genome shotgun sequence genomic window, AGCAGTCTCCATGTCTGGCCTATCTCTTGCCCTTCCCTCTAGGGtgccccttcctccccatccctggccccaggacTAGGCATGTGGGCAGgcctcgcacccgccttggcccaTTGCCCCACTGGCTGACTGCCCAGCCGCCCGCCTCCCCCTGGGGGCCAGGGAAGTCTCCTCTGTTTACACCGTGTTGTGGTGTCTCTTgcaagggtggggctgggtggggatggaggggccCCACCTCCCATGCCTATGTTCCAGCTCGCCTCTGCCCCAGACCTGGGGCCCTGCTGCTCTGGACCcatgggccttccttctgtctgccTCTCCCATTCTAGATGGGCCTCCTAGGGGGGACTTGTGGGaagggggctgcagggagcccaggccagcagtggcaggggGCTCAGGGTGTGGATTGAAGTTCTGCCATACGAATTTGGGGGCAGTCCAGAGGTGTTTGGAGAgcccaggagaggaggaaggagggtcaGAGTTAGCGAGGACCACGGGAACCGGCCCCCTCTTCCCGTGTTCCTCCTCTACATCCCAGACCCTACTTTggagccagggaaagaaaggggaggagggtggcgggggagctggctccagccccaggaTACACCGAGGAAATTAGTTTGTCTCTGTGCTTGTCAGCGTGTGAACCTCCCCCTGGGCCCTTGCCTATCCCAGGCCTCgcccctctcttctccctttctctccccgctGAACTGTCTCCCTCAGCCCTTTCCCTGGGCCCCAGGCTTCTCCCCCGGGGGTTGGCAAGGCTGTCCTTTTCCCTGCACTGACTTCCATACCCTTCCTCCAGCCCAGCTCTTGAgactgcctcagtttcttccttctGCAGATCTGCTTCTATGGGCTGAGCCCTGCCTTGGAGGCTAGTGTGTGCCTCTGTCCTCAGCCCTCCAGCTGGTGGCACTGGGCAAATGGAGCTCTGatgcccacaggcccctctccctttCGACCTGCTTTTCCTGTCCAGAAAACCTTTGCTTGACTCTGCTACCCCCTCTAGTTCCCGACCCTTTTTCTCTCCTGGCTTTCCCTGCCAAATTTTTCGAAGGAGTGGTCTACACCCTCTGCCTCCACTTCCTCTCCACCCACTCGCGCTTTAACCCCCTGCAATCTGGCTTCCAGGCCACTGAAGCGGTTCTCTCCAAGGTTGTCAGGCACCTCCTTCTTGCCAAACCCAACAGTATTTCCTAAGGCTCATTCTCCTTGCTCTCTGTTTTACAGCCACACTGTTGAGCACTGCTGCCTTCTTGAACTCTTCTTGGCTCTGCACTCTCGGTCCACCTTCTACCTCTGCAGCCTGGcctcctgggtccccagggctcctcctcctcctctgccctgccTCCCCGCGGGCCCTCTCCAGAGGCTTGCACACACAGTCGATCAGCGAGTCCTCCCTGAGTATCTGCTGCTCAATTTTTCTCATTCTGCACCTCTCCATAGGAGAGCTCAGTACCCTCACTGCTTCAACTGTCATCTCCATGCAAACGACATCCATGGAGAAACTTAGGGTTGGCCTGTGAACAGAGAGATCTAGCGTGGAGATGGGGCCAATGTCAGGGGACACAGGAAATAGAAGCTCTGGGGACAGGTAACTCCTGTGGTGGCAAGCTGGCTGCTttgccctcctccttccccatcgCCCTCTCCTTTCCACAGCTGAACTACCTGGGCCCCCCTTTCAACGAGCCTGACTTCAACCCACCTCGGCTGGGGGCAGAGACTCTACCCAGGGCCACTGTCAACTTGGAAGTTTGGCGAAGCCTCAATGACAAACTGCGGCTGACCCAGAACTACGAGGCCTATAGCCACCTTCTGTGCCACTTGCGGGGCCTCAACCGCCAGGCTGCTGCAGCTGAGCTGCGCCGAAGCCTGGCCCACTTCTGTACCAGCCTCCAGGGCCTGCTGGGCAGCATTGCGGGCGTCATGGCAGCTCTGGGCTACCCgctgccccagcctctgcccgGGACTGagcccacctgggcccctggccctgcccacagtGACTTCCTCCAAAAGATGGATGACTTCTGGCTGTTGAAGGAGCTGCAGACCTGGCTGTGGCGCTCAGCCAAGGACTTCAACCGGCTCAAGAAGAAGATGCAGCCTCCAGCAGCTGCAGTCACCCTGCACCTGGGGACCCATGGCTTCTAATCTTTGACCTTTAccacctcctctttcccctcccctttccaaCCCTGCTCCCACTCTGGGAGGGAGAAACCTGTGTGCCAACACTTGTTGAGCCAGGAGACAGAAGCTGTGAGCCTCTGGCCCTTCCCAGACTTGGAAGAGGGCATGATGCAATAAGACTCATCCCCTCCCTACTTCGCAAAGTTCTGCAGGTCTGGGGAAGAGGTGCAATAGGCCCCATCCCATTTCCACAGGAAGTAATGCTCCAGGGAGCCCGAAGTGGTTCGGGTTGGTGTAAAGGCTCTCTCAGCCTCCTGCTTCCTGCCAACCACTTGCCAGTGCCCAACCAGCCCCTTAAGCGGCACTTGCAGGAAGCATGCCTgtagggcagggagggggccacCGCAGCATGTGCCTTTCTGGGGTGAAGCCCTTTGCTGCCTCACTCTCCTTAGATGGGTGTTGCTCCCCTACCCCAATTAACTCCATACATTCAATTCAGGAAACAAGCACAGTGGCAAGTCCAAACAGGAAGAGATGGTATTAAAAATGGAAGAGGTGAGGTCTGCATTGGTGGTAATACTGAAAGCAGAGGGACAGGCACAGACTGGACCCTGGGGTCACCAAGGCACTTGTGGCACAGGGTGGCAACCAAAGGACCTTGTCTTGAATTTTCTTGCCAGCATCAtggtgcctcctctctgcccccttttCCAGGGTATCTGTGGGTtgcccagcctggggagggcaACCATAGCCACAGCCACAGGATTTCCTGAAAGTTTACATTGCAGTAGCATTTCGGGGTGTATGGGgcagctcccccaggccctgcaccccagccccaacCACTCATGACTCTGTTTgttgtattaatatttatttatttggagatGTTATTTATTAGATTATATTTATTGCAAATTTTCTATTCTTgtattaacaaataaaatgctTGCCCCAGAAGCATCTCTGCTTGGCACTGCCCCTCCTGGCTCTCATTACTGGTTCtcctggccctccccctcccctggctcccatGGCTGCTAGGAGAGCCCGCGGGCCCAAAGGTTAACTCAGGAGATGCACAGAGCTTGGGAAAGAGGCTCTCCCATGCTGTCGGGAAGATGTGTACACAGCAGACTTCACTCCAGCTCTCTCCATCAACGCCATATCCCTTTAGTCCTCCCAGAAGCCTTCTTATCTgtcacttccttccttctccccgcctGTGCTCAGTCCGCCTCACCTCTCTGGATTACTTTAACGGTCTCAGAGGTATGTCTCTTGGAAAAACAGTTTAGCTCTTCCTTCGGTGCTCTTTCCAGGTAGTCAGCCCATGCATTcggtcctcagtttccccagaacCTCCCCTGTGGCTGCCTTtgggctcctcctccccagcagTGACCCTCGCTTTCTCATTGCCCCTCATCTACTAGGGAGGGCATAGACCACAGCCAAGTCATGATGCTCAGCTGTGACTACTCCTTTCCAATGCAAGACAGATTagtgggaaagagaaaaattcatATTGGACTGCAAGTTAATAGGAGAGATGCTGTTTAAGGGGTGGCTTAAGCTCAAATTCCAGTTTCATAACCTATGAGCTaaatgaccttggacaaatcattTAAAGCTCTCTATTctccagtttccccatctgtaaaacgggaatATTAAATACAGCAGCAGCGATTAGTAAAACAGATTACTTGTGGCATATGGCGTGTCATAACAATCTAGTGAAGAGCCACTGGATAAATTAATGGGCTAATTTTACAAGGGCCTCCTGGAGACAGTACCCTAAGCGAAGAAAGTAACAAGTGATGGTGATGTCAATAAgttgacaaatatttttttaagttttttttttatttttatttcagagaagaaaggagagggagagagggacagaaacatcaatgatgagagagaattggctcatcattaatcggctgcctcctgctcaccccctactggggattgagcctgcaacccgggcatgtgccctgatcaggaatcgaaccttgacctcctggttcataagtagacgctcaaccacttaaccacactggccaggcagttgacaaatattttaaagacattacCAGGTTATCAGTGTGCTACTTGGTGTAGGAGACAAGAAAGAAGCCCTTATGGAGCCTGTAATCAATCTATTTGGGAAGAGAAGACCAGCTTACCTGAAACGATAAGGAACAAAAGCATACATGTGTTGTATGCACTGGGCGGTCCCCACAAGCGCATGAACCACTGGAAAGGGAGAGGCCAGGGCTATTGGACTTGTGTGTGGGTGGGGCAAGCCAGGCTCTGCTGAATGTCCCTGAGTCACCTGGCCCAACTTGGAGGGAACATGCCCACCCTGCGGGGTCCGGGCTCTTCAGGGAGAGAAATGTGCCCGGGcatggccctgcctcctgcctagCAAGACAGAAAGGAGAGGGCATCTGGGCTGTCTCCATGCAGGGGCAAAATGAGTAGCAGCTGTTATATGTAAGGCACCAAGCAAAGGGCTGTACAGAAtacaggggggagagagggatgtcccacactGCTGTACTGTGAGCCTTTGCGGGACAGATTCTGAGTCTTCCCCATCTGTCtatcccagcacccagctcaagCTCCAGCCTAAAGATGGTGATCAATTAGTGTGCTGAACAAAACGACTTGTtacttcctttcctcctcacAAATGCTAGAATCCAAGGTAGAATTTGATTAAGTTTAGAAAGACCCAGGGAAAATACTATGGACATCAAGGAAGAAGCAATTGATCCCAGTTGGGTGAGGACTCTGCTAGTCTGTGAGCTCTAGAAGGGAGGCAAGGATTGTCTGAGACCACTGTGTATTTCCAGTGCCTTGCACACAGTAAGCGCTTTTGCATCAGTATAGAAGGTGGGATTTGACACCATTCTTGAAGGATGGGAAAGGCAAGGGATAGATAAGTGTGTCCATCTCCCTTTTAAGCAGGTCGCATCTTGAAGGCAGGCTCTGTAATCTATTCATCTTTGCATTCCTACAGGATTTTAGCACAATGCCGAGCTCAGATTAAAGTTCTCCATAATTTGATTTAAAGTGTGTCCAGACAATAATGTGCTAGAAGTCAAGAGAGGGGAGTTTTAAGGAAGCTGCTGATCGACAGTGTCAGATGCCCAGAAGAACTGAGAGAATATGGGCAAAATCCACTGGCATTGGTAATATCAGGCAGTCTTTGGTGACCCGTGCAAAAGCAGTTAAGAGGCAGATACCAAACCGTGAGATTAAAGAAGGAGATGATAAGAAAGTAGAAGGGGTAAATATATTCCCTCAGAAGTTAGGTGGCAAAGGAATATCTAGAGATGGTAGCAGAAGCATGgaaggttttttgtttggttggtttgtttgctgttttttttaaaacagaagagaTTTAAACATGCCATTGCTGCATGAGGAGTGGCAGTGGAAGAATGGGAGAGACTTGGGGAATGGAATCACAGACAAGCACAGGAGAATCAAAAGGGTTGCTGGGCAGCCACAAGGAACCAGGTAACATCAGCAAACACAGCTCTGTTGTCATCAACCCACTTGGCATGGATTGTGACATTCCCTAGCAAGCGAGAGATGCCTAGAGGTAGGGACAGAGTGGAAAAAGGGCATTCCCCAAAGCTGAGGACTGGCAAGGCAGGAATGGCAGTGAATCATGGGGCAGTGAGTATGTGGGACTCTAGAAGGTGAGAAATTGTACAGTTGAGTGGCTGTGTGCCTTGCAGAGCACAGTGCAGGCAGGTAAGTAGCAACGGGAAATGGGACGAGTGACTGGGAGGAGAAGGGTGGACGAGGGCTGGAGTTCACTCCATCTAAGGATGCAGAGGGTACATACACCCTAGGAGCAGGGTGCgggaggtggacacagaggagaACCCAGTCATAGAGGACATTTCATAGTTTGAGTTTTTGAACTTCCTTCCTAATAGCTCCCTACTGATGGTGTTGGCAGTGGGAGCCCCTCCTTTGGGTTTTGGTACTATAGGTCAAGGGGCAGGTAGCTCCTGGTAAATGGCATGTTATCAGGCTTTTCTGTGAGTGAGTTTGCCATTCTCCATCCACAGCTGTTTCAGGAGAGGTGGTGAGTTTTTATTGGTTATCCTAGGTTTAACCTCTTAAGTATGGTCTTATAGTCAGGGGCCCAGGTATCCAGAGGTCAACCTAAGAACTTGGAATACCTGAAGCCTTGTGCAGTGTCATGGAGGGAGGGTGTTGTCTCTAGAAGCCATCTGTTCCCCGGAAGCCTAGGGAAAgtgagagggtggggagagaaggccCTTCTCCCTGTCTTCTCCAGACATTACAGAGTGGATTAGAAATCTCATTTTCATCTAACACCCCTGTGTTTAAGATGGAGAACTGTCATATGGGAGAGGGGCAACTTCCAGGGGCATAGGAGTGGGTTCAGAAGAGGCTCAGACGCAGGGTGCCAAAAAGAGTAGTCACACCCTGCCAGTTGCCCACTTTTGCAAAGACTGACCCAACATCCAGGACTTAGGACCTCCTCAGTAAATTAGGAGACTCATTCAAGCACtcatctgacacacacac contains:
- the CLCF1 gene encoding cardiotrophin-like cytokine factor 1, which translates into the protein MDLRAGDSWGMLACLCTVLWHLPAVPALNRTGDPGPGPSIQKTYDLTRYLEHQLRSLAGTYLNYLGPPFNEPDFNPPRLGAETLPRATVNLEVWRSLNDKLRLTQNYEAYSHLLCHLRGLNRQAAAAELRRSLAHFCTSLQGLLGSIAGVMAALGYPLPQPLPGTEPTWAPGPAHSDFLQKMDDFWLLKELQTWLWRSAKDFNRLKKKMQPPAAAVTLHLGTHGF